The genomic stretch GACCGACGTGACGATCACGGAGCGAGGAATGGAACTGTCCGCGCAAGAGCTGTCACGCATGGTGCAGGAGACGATCCGGCAGGCCGGAGCGAAGGTCGGACAGCTAGTCGGCGGAGTCGTCCGGGAGTCGTGGGGCGACGACAATCCCGAGAGTTCCCGCACTCTTTCCGCCTATGACGTCTTCGGCGCCCCACCCCAGGACACAGGTGGCTCCTCAGACAGAACACCTGGCAACAATCGGATGCCGTGGAACATCGGAGGCAATCGGTCATGATCGACATCGACATCTCACCCCAGAGCTGGGGGGACCAGAGCTCGGGACTGCGGCAAACCGGTGCTTCCGTTCAGGAAATCGGTGGCGCCGCGACAGGAACGATGGCCGGAAATCCTTACGGCGTCGTTCTCACCCCAATATTCCAGCCTCGATACATGGAGGTCAGCGGCGAGTTTCAGAACGCGAATTCCTCACTCGGAGAAGCATTGGAGGCCACCGCCGAGGCCTTGGATGCCAGCGCAGCTGAATTCATTGCACTTGAGGAGAAAATCAAGGAGGAGTTCGAAAGGATCATCGCAATGATTGAGAGCGTGCTCTTATGACCAACAGCCTTCTTGAAACAGAAAAAGACCCGGGGACCATCGCACTTGTATCGGGCGGCAGCTCGGGAGATTTTTCAAACTTTGGCCCAATCAAGGACATCAAGGATTTCTGCAGTGATGTCCAGTCGGATGGCTGGAATATGAGTATGCCGGAAATCTCAAGTGCCACATCCCTCGGCGCCTCGGCGGTCTCCATGGCCTTCCATCCGATTGCAACGGTCACCGGCTGGGTGGCCTCGTGGATCATAGATCACCTCCATCCATTGCAGGACATGTTGCAGGAGTTCACTGGCGACTCGGACGAGATCAATGCTGGCAGCAGCACCTGGACCAACATCTCGAACGCATCCGGAAACAACGCAGCGGACCTGGAATCGTTGCTCGGAAAGATCGAAGACCAGAAGTCGAAGACCCTGGACGCCTACAGGAAAAAGGTCGAAACACTGAAGCAGGTGTTCGAGACCCAGAAGGAAGCAGCGGCCCAGATCGCGGACACATTGAAGCAGCAAGCAGCCATCGCAGATTTCATCTACGGCATGATTCGGGATGCCATATCCGAAGCCATCGGCGAGTTCTTCGAGGATGTCGCGATCGAGGTCTTCAGCCTTGGCACCGGAACCCCGCTGGTGGTCGCCAAGATCACTGCACGGGTCGGCGAGAAGGTGGCCGAGATCACCAAGTGCGTGAACAAGGCACTGGATGCCTTCGCCAAACTAAGCAAGATCACTGAGAAGCTGGTTCAAGGGCTGCGTGGACTTGTGACGATGGCCCAAAAATTGACCAGTTTCATAAACAAAGCCAGCAATCCTTTGAAGATGCCTGCAAAAGAGGCAGGGAAGAAGGCATCTGAACAGGTATCCAAACACCTGCCTCACGCCGCCGGGCGGCATGTCGGACGACATGCCGGACAAACTGCACGACACGCCGCCCAAGCCAGCATCAACGCAGAAAATCTCGCCCACGGAACCAAGTTCTTCGAAGCGACCGGGAACACGGCTTCCGCAGTTTCCAACGTAACCAAGAAGGACGGCGAAGGTATATACACCAAGACACCGGACAACTACAAGGGCCTGTATCAGGACGACTCATCAAACCATTCTGACAATGGTTCCCGGGGAAGCGGATCATCGAGCAGCTCTGACGTGGACGGGTTCTACGAAGGTGGTGGCTCTTTCTAGGGGATCCACGTCAATGTGGGGAGGGTTCCCGGTACGCGGTCGACCCGGACCGCAACGGCATCCTCCTCACGCAGCCTGAATCGACGACTCCGGTGTCCAACCGGTGACCCGTTGTCGACCGGTGCCGGTTCGGGGGGCATGCCATGTCGTGCCGCCCGGGTCTGACGCGAGTCGGTTCATCCGCTCATCCGCGGATCTCGGCCCCGGACACCGCTCTCGGCAGCTCGATCGTAATCTCGCAGCCGGGTGGCCGGTTCCGCAGGCCGACGGTGCCCCGATGAGCCGCGACGATGGCGCGGTGGTAGCTGGCGGGGTCCGGGGCGATACCCTCCTCCAGCGCTTCACCATCGCTCTGATACCGGGCAGCATGAGGTCCAGGATCACCAGGTCGCAGCCATCTGCGAGTTCCAGGGCGCTGATCCCGTCGGATGCCTCGGTGATACTGTGCCCGGCCGCGCAGATAGTCGGAGACCACACCACGCACGGTCGGTTCCCCGGGTGACCTCGGGCAGCCGCACCAACCGGTAGAGGCGGGCACCGGAGATCGTGACCTCCTCGCTCTGCACGTCGACCCCACTAGCCGGGCCGCCGCCCTCGACCTAGACACGCACCGTCGCACCCACGGGACTGTCCATCACGAGAAACATCTCACGTCCGGCGAAGCGATAGCTCAGTTGCGCCCCGTCCTGGGTAGCGGTGATCGATTCATCTCCGACCGTCCAGCTCCCGGACAGACTCCACCGATTGGTGGCGTCGGGGCGGGATTCTGGCCGTAGTCGTGTTCCCCGGCTTCACCGAACAGGTCGCGGATCTGGTTCTCCGCCTCGTCATAGCTGCCCTCGCCGAAGTGCGTCCAGCGAATCGTGCCATCCTT from Arachnia propionica encodes the following:
- a CDS encoding YbaB/EbfC family nucleoid-associated protein, whose product is MDQVQDAAEQAVSKAKARFEAIARETKARAERDRELAAKVKAMSATMTSRRDEVKITVNHAGQVTDVTITERGMELSAQELSRMVQETIRQAGAKVGQLVGGVVRESWGDDNPESSRTLSAYDVFGAPPQDTGGSSDRTPGNNRMPWNIGGNRS